The sequence TTGCCTATTCCTTTATTATTAGTGGGCTGGAAACCAAAGCGACATGTCTGAACAGTGGCACCTAACGTAATGTAATAGCGTATGGTGAGCTTCACACCACCGTAAAGATCTGCTTGTCACAGGCCAGTGATTTACTCACCCCTTTATTTGCATTATTTGCATGATATATGCTGCTGCCTgatgccacactgcaaaaaggAAATCTGTGCATGTGCAGGTGTTTGTTAAAACCTCATTCCAGACTGTTTTAGATGTATAAAGCCCAAGCTTTTTGAAAAAAGATCCAATCCAGATGAAAACTGATGACCAAAAATAATGCAAAGAACATTTTGAAAGTGTTCCCAAGCAAACAGTTAAGCGGCCATAGGAGGTAAACAGTAGGACTGTGATATAAAAATAGGAAGAAGCATCGCAGGTCAATGATTAAGGAGTTGTGTAAGGGCGTGTCTAAATACAGAGAAGATGCAGGTGTGACATATAGTCATGTTTCATGTCAAACATAAATGTGTGAATCCTAGTACGACTCCATTTACAATTTAATGCTGCAGATTTTAATCATATAAACATGAAGCTAGAACTTTACCAACCAAATAACAGAACATAACAAAACCAAACCCCCACTTTTTTCCCTAATCCAGTGACACTTTTACTTTGTCTGAAAAGTTTATTGCTGTCACAGCGTTCAAATTTTGGCCTAAGGTGCATATGTGTAGCTGATGAGAATAAAACTGGAAAGTTTTGAAACTGGTAAGTATTGTGGTAAAACATACCTCAAAGCTTCAGTGGCAGCTTCAAAGCTTCAGACCTCAAAGCGTCTGAGGCTGAGACGGcctataagtgagtgagtgtgtgggcgCATGTTTATGGGGAAGACAGTGCGTCTGTCTCCGTCTGACACTCTGCTATATGTGTCTGTCACGCAGCACTGATTTATGTAATTTTGTTTTAGCGAgtgaatatatatgtgtgtgtgtgtgtttacctgataCTCTGCTGCATGTGTCTGTCAGGGTCGTGAGCTATAAATGTGGTGAGCATCGACCCTGCGGGAAGTCCCTCGTCCAGCTTGATCTGTTTGGGGTTGGGCTCAAAGTTGGGACTCTCGTTCACATCAGTGATGCGTATGGAAATGGTGGCTGTGGACTGGCGTGTGCGGTGGATTCCTCCCGCCAGTGGCACTTCGTTCTCGGCTACCACGGTTAACAAATACGAACGATTTAACTCGTAGTCTACAGGCtgggagaaaaacacacatacaaacaaaacgGTTATACAATGGTTTAAAATGGACTGTATGGCCTTTAAAATAAGAGGATATTAGTGTCCATATACACCCAGAGAGGACTAATAATTACTGAATGGCTCCTTTTGTGATTAAAACACTTAGAACTGTTTATCGCTGATGAAGAGGCGGCGTGGCTTGTTGACTGCTTTTGTTTCTATGGGAACTGTTGttaagtgtgcatgtgtgaaatCACTGGAGACAATGCCAAACAAATTGTGTAAGGACTTACCTTAACCACCGTGACAAGGCCCTCGTTAGTGGTGGGGTCGGTGGGGATGGAGAAGCGTCCGGTCGGGTCTCCGGATGTGATGCGATACACTGCGTTCCAGGCTGGAGTGCCTGGCTTGTCTTTATCTGTTACTGTCAGATTAGACACAATCACATTCACACGGTTCTCAGGCACTTCTCCGTAGAACTAAGGTGAGAAGAATTGgtggggagtgagagagacagagagagacagagagagagagagagagagagagagattaacagGGTGGTAAATTGCGATGGAAGTATGTCAGTGTTCTCACACTGTGCAAACAACCGTGTGACAAATGTTAAAAATTTGCTCCACAGCAACATCAGCGTTGTTAACATGATCATTTGGGTCTACTTTACCTCTCCACAGTGTACACTTAAATCTCCAACATGTTGTGTTATGAAGATTCTGAAATGTTTCATACAGTGGAATAAAAACCAttacctcctctctctctctctctctctctctctctctactagcTGCCAGGATTAACTTCCTGATCTGATGCCATTTCCCTAAAGATTAGTATTGCTGACATCTGCTTCAGCCAGAATAAGATGGACACAACGGCAGGACACATTTAAGAAATCAAATGTAACATTACTGTCCCCTGATGATCCTGTGGTTCAGCACTAGCTGGGACATCTGGAGGCTGTGGGAAAGCTTCAGGTACAATCCCATGACAATATGTGCATTCAAGCAAAGTTTCTTTAACAGGGTTAATAATGTCCTGGTCAACATGACCGTAGGTACACACATCCAAGAGCCTGAAATACTGAAATGATGCCTGGTGTAGCTTCCACTTTAAATTCCATAGagtacacaacaacaacaaataaaagtttaaaagttGTGTACAGATTTCAGGGTAGTTTTGTAGGTAGTTCACATCTCAACTGATTTGAAACTGGGACAAAGACAAAACCTTTTTGTGTTTCTGAATGAACAGGAAACACATGTCTGGCTTTCTCACTGTGTTTATAAGTAGGTGGACATGCACAATAAACTCACTGTGTCTCTGGTGAACTCCGGGGCGTTGTCGTTGACGTCAAGCAGCCGTATGATAGCAGTGGCAGTGTTGGACAGGCCATATGTTGGATTTCCTTCCATATCAGTGGCCTGGATGATCAGGGTGTACTGGGACACTttctactcacacacacgcgcgcacacacacacacacacacacacacacagcgagaaTAAAAACAGTGAAGGATGGTATTGCAAGACGTTGACACTGGAGAAAAcctttctctacacacacacacacacacccacacccacctcTCTGTCGAGGCCTGCGGCTACGGTGATGATTTTGCCTGTCTTGTTAttgatggtgaacatgttgGTAGACGGAGTCTCAGGACTCTGAGAGAGGATCTTGTATCTCAGCATGCCGTTGGCTGTGTTAGGGTCGTCCTTATCTTGTGCTGTGACTGTCATCACAAAAGTGCCTGCATGCAGTGGAGAGAAACAGTGATTTGGTTTGGATTTCGTACAACGGTGGCCATCTGTCAGACCAACAACTAGCAGGTGCACCAAACTCGCTCGTGATATAAGTGAGGATTAGAATTTCAGCTGTGTccgacagtgagtgtgtgtggtctaAGTACCTGGCTTGGCGCCTTCGTCCACTGTGCCGTTCCAGATCTGATGGGAAAACTCTGGTCTGTTGTCGTTCATGTCGATGACATTGATGACAATATCGATGGGATTCTCCATCTGATTGCCGTTAATGTCCACAGCATGAGCTCGAAGCTGGagcaacacacagacacagtgttaACTCACAAACGGCAAACTTTATAATAAGCAGAGTAATGTGGCGATATCACGACTCAAGCAGTGACAAGAGGAAGTTCCATGACCTGCATCAAAGAGCCAAAAGCACCACTTATATTATAAATCAGTAGCtcaaactataatataatataatataatataatataatataatataatataatataatataatataatataatataatataatataatataatataatataatattcagTAACTGTGAGtaaaaataaactgataaataaaatgCCTTGATAATAATTTTGTTAGAATAATATGAATCAGTATTCCCGATCTCTCTTTATTATCCAAGGTTTATGACACCTAAGAGAAATTAAACGTCGAATTAaagacattaaataaaaaatttccaGATGAATTAAATAGCGGGAGATgtttcattaaacattaaagcCAACTGGCTTCAGTTCATTTCCAAAAACAGTGCTAGAACCAGgctatttatttaactgaagATGTGGCAAGCCCTGCTTCCTGTCCATTTTCATTAGGTGCAGCACTTAACCAATTACAAACGTTTCAGCCCCCATGTTGGCTCTGATTAGCTGCTGGAGCCAGCGAACACAAGACAATTGCCGTGTCTGAAGCGCTTCCCTTTTTACCATCCCATAGTGCACTAGCCATTTTGTCCAAATTCTCTGTGGATTGAGAACtcttattacccataatgcactatAAATCTAGTGCACTAGTCAAACAGTGCTGGAGTGCAGTAATTTCTTTCAGTTTTAAAATATTCTTGGAAGAactcatagaaaaaaaaatgtaaataagacCTGTTCAGATACCACGAGAGCCTAGAGATacctgttattgttgttgtatcTCATTTACCCCTGACCTTTATATTGCTCTCATTATGTACATAGCATATAGTGACAGATTAATGTTAATGCTTAGAGCAGGCGGAGCTTATTGCTCCTAATGTGGGGGAGATTGTATATGCGCTGTCCTCATTATcaaggcatgtgtgtgtgtgtgtgttaagataAGCTCTTCTTTCTAAGCTTTCTAAAATCTGCCTACTCCCCTCTTATTTTAAACAGAGGTCAAAAGTTGCATTCTCAGATCGCCATGGTAACCAGGATAAGCAGTTTAATGGGAGTATTATTGTCTCCTCACCGGAATGCAGGATTGTGGgatgaggacacacacataacaaagaTACAGGGCGCTGCCTGGCCTCTAAAACCCTCGAAAGATGAACGCACCTCACGGAACTGTAAACAAGCGTAACCTTAACCATCATCGCAGCAACCCAAAAAAATGATTTTGCCACACAAGCCGCAGATCAGATACATTTCCCTAAGACTACATACACCTCTATCATTATTTGGTCTTTGTAAAGAGACAAAACCATGCAACAAAGCTTTAAACACACTTACATGGAAGTTGGAAATCTGTTCTCGGTCTAGCGGCTTAGTGACAGACAGCTGTCCAGTGATGGGGTCGATGATGAAGAGGCCGGTAGGAGTCTGATCAGCTCCTGGTCCCGTCACACTGTAGCGCAGTGCGTTTATCTTATCTCTGTCTGACCGGATCTGAAAAACACACTCACGTTTTACTCTGCTCGTATCTGTGACTCATTTTTTTGTTGAGTTTTAACACATATAGTCATTACAttgtaatgtgtttgtttgtgtgtgtgtgtgtgtgtgtgttatcataaATAATAGATGTTAATGTTGAAACAGAACACTTGGAGGAAATTTTCCATAAAGGCCAgaataagaaatattaaaaataacaaattctttttaatgaatcaGCTGAGTGCAATTTTCTCACAGCAAAGACAAAGCACTTCTATTACACTGGAACACTCTGTGATATCGATATGCCTCGTAATACAAAAATTTGTGAAGCTGTGATGTGTCATAATTAAAGATGCCTGCATTAAGTTTACAAGCACTTTTTGCACATCGACACATCAGGATCCGGAGCCTCTGTGACCAGTCAGAATGCGGTCAATATAAAGACTGAGGAACAGCGGAGTAGAGGGGTTTATTGATGAGGGgattgtcatatatatatatatatatatatatatatatatatatatatatatatatatatatatatatatatatatatatatatacacactgtatgccaaaagtatgtggacgcCTGACCGtcacactcatatgtgcttGATTCACATCCCTTTATTGAGGAAGTGCAGGGTGTAGTTGGTGTTTTCAGTacgttgagtcagagtcagggctctcaAGTGCAGGACACCATGTGTTCATAGAGCTTGCTTTGTGTATGCTGGAACAGCTGTGAGCCTCTTACTTCCAATAAAGGGAAAttataatgctacagcatacaaagacaatcGAGACAGCTGTGAGCTTCCAAGCTGTGAGTGTTAACAGTATGGAGACGCTCCACACACATATGGGTGCCTTTCTGTAGtattttgcattattattattattattattattattattattattattattattattacctagTTTCGTACTGATTGctttttaacacaaaaaaagaaagtaattaAAAAGGACAACCGATGGAAAAATGCACAGGGTCAACAATCACAGGGTCAAATATtagaaaatatatcagaaagCATAAAGGAGACCATATAAGGTGTTTAGTCATTTAGACATGACAAGAATGAACAAAGTCTAAATGCTGTGTGTCTCAGCAGTTTAGAAATCCATAGGTTAATACTAGAAAAAAGTATCCCATGGATTATAAGACAACTCAAAGCAATTCATACAGACTTTCTACTGTTTCTGTAGGTTTCATGTGTATgcttttttatgtgtgtgtgtgtgtgtgtgtgtgtgtgagcactaACTTTGACAAGCTCCTCTGGGAACTGTCCTCGGGAGTTTTCAGGGACATTGATGGGAGGAATGACCCAGTCTCTCTTCACGCGGCTCACGCTCCCGTCGCCCCCGACAACAACGCTGCGCCATGGAAACACGATCTCAGGCACCTGCGAACACGTATAACTCGGTTAGATCCTCATGCACACCCCTGGGTACTgcactctgtgttctctgtgctgGGCTCTATCTCTCTTactttaccacacacacacacacacacactgcagagtctTTATCTCTCCTGTCTGTGGACCtaaatatttacagcattaaTTTTACTCTCTTTAATGTGCTCATAAATTTCCCTGACCCAGGCTTCGGgtataaaacataaaacctaCCGCGTATGTTCATGCGCacatgatgtatgtgtatgtatatatgtgtgtgtgtgtgtgtgtgtgagaaggcaTGTGAATATTGAGTATGCGAGTGTGTAAGCATTTGTACAGATGAAGCTTTTGTAGTAGGAATCTATTCGCCGAGATCACACTCTTAAGACAGATTAACTTTATGTAGTGCATTCATTCTGTGGAGCTTATAGTATAGCTTTTCCATTAtctgtgcatgtgcgtgtgtgtgtgtgtgtttgtgtatgtgtgtgtgtgagagagagagagaaagcatgtgATTTAAGGCCAGACACACACTAAAGTGGATGTTTGACTAGAATGGTACGATTGCACTCAGGTTTCCGAGGGCAGCAGAATAAAAAAGCCCTCTAGGCACTAAGCGATTATTAAGGCAggaacacaggcacacacagcgCATGCTTAAACACTACTACATCTGTGCCACTACATCTGTGTGCATGGCATGCATTAACCATCAAGTATTCCTAGCATTATGAGCCCAAATGTCCTCATTATGACGGGAATACTCGATGATTATGACCTTGTGAGCACATTTGGCTTGTCTCTGTGAAGTTGGCTTTTAGGATTAGTGTGCAAggctttttattattagttgAGTTAATAAACCATGTCGTGGACATAGCAAACAACAAACGGTGACAAAGAGAGTGTATGCACGTTAGATATCTTGGTAGGGACCAAATCTCCTCATAAAGGgtaggaatatctgacagtctTGACTTTGTTGGGACGTTTTAACAGGAAAAACCAGCTTCAGAAAGAGCTGGACGTTTCCTTTTTGTTACTGTGGTTAAGGCTTTCGTTAATAACTATGTCAATAaaaggtcctcacaaggatagtaagacttacgggtgtgtgagagtgtgtgtttgtatgtatgtgtgttcctGTGCCTTTTATTTCGATTCAGTTTCGATTGTAAGTCCCTCTTGACAccatctctctatccctctgGTTAAATATTGATGGTAATGGCAGTGCAGTAGTGTGGGCAGAAGAGTGCTGGAGGAAAGGCAgactctctgtctccctctgtctctccctctgtctttctttccctctctgtgtctccagTCTCTGGCTGGTGTAGATATGACTCGGGTGATGAGCCAGGCCATTACAATCACAAAGAGTGGAACAACATTAATATCAAAAGCAACAACATGAAGATCAACAAGAGGCTCATacagctctctctctgaatacacacactatattttcGCTTCCTCTCTTTCACCTATTATCTCCCTTgtatctttcttttcctctttcagtCCCTTTTTCCTACCACCCACTTGCTCTTTCATACTGTTATTTGTTTCTCCTGTCCCAActcattttctgatcatttcCAGGAAAAGTCTGCCATTAGCCttcctctatcactctctctctctctttctctctctctcctccatcactgCCACCTCTATCCTTTTCCCATCTCTCCTCTGCCTGTGTATGTGCGCAGCAGCATTCTTCTCACTCTCTGAGCGCATGACGGCCCTGAGAGGGTAAGTAATGCTGTTGATCTCTAGCTGAGGGAGCACATCTCCTCTACCGTATCCCCCTCCTCTGCCTCGACCACAATTTAGCACAGTTAAGACTTAATTAGAGCACCATTCTCAGGGTGCTAGGGCAGCAGTAACGCTTTACTGTGAATTGAGCACAGAGTAAGATACCTTGTGGATGTTGTAAATGAAACGCAACACTACATGAATCTTATTAGCTACCTGAATTTTTCCTGATGAATTAAAGTTTATGAAATGTTGATTTCACCCTGGAGGTGAAACTTTTATTCTTGGAAAAAGAACGTATTTAAGACTTTAATACAAAGATATTGCACATTAGGTGAAGTTATTGTGGCTTCCATGAGCACACTGGCTGAAAcactcatttctttttaaaccatAATTCGACTTTTCGATCTTTTTAGAAATGAAACCATAAAAAGTCTTACCTAACTTTGACATGGCAAacacatccttttttttttgtctcatgtACACAACAAAAATCACAATATTAATACTAGATAGAAGATTTTAGCTCGTTTCCCATTTTTAAGGACATGGAGCATGAATTTAGACTTCATAACTAATAGATTTCTGAGATTTGACCGCCATATCTATTAATccatttattataaaacatttacacagtgGTAAGGCTTCATAGTGGTTTTTGTGGAAGTACTTACGACTGAGATGATACGGAAAATGGCGATATATATCTTAAGACTTACCTGTTTAGGTGTATCTGGTAGCGCGAAGGTGACTCGAGTTAGCCACACCTCCTGTGTCTCCTCATCTTTTGCGCTGATCTCTAGGCTCCATTCCTTTCTGTCTGATACGCGCAGAGTTCGTACGGCGTACACCGTGCCGTCTTCTCCTATCCGGAAATCGGCGGGGTAACTACTCTCAAATCGCAGACTGGAACCTTTGCCACAGTCCATGAAGCTCACTGAGGACAGACAAAGGAAGGAGGTGGGGGTTTATGTATGAGGCAGCATACTATTTCCTCATGACAACaagcatctaaaaaaaaaaaaaaaagctacatgAGCATACAACAAAGTGACATCCTCACTAGACCATGAGGGAATTGTGGCTTCATTTGAGAGGAGAGGACATCGAGCAAGGAAGTGGGAAACATGCATACGGAGACAGGAAGGgcgaaggagagagggagggagacacagagagagttgaagtagagagaagaagaagaagaagaagaagaagaagaagaagaaaggaaaggatacCTGGTACCCTAACACTCTTCTGCATTATTTATGTTCAGGCTTACACCTGCAGGCATCCAGGTGTGCGACGAAGACGAAGCAAGACgaaacaaagaaacagaggTGGTGCGAGAccgagaaagaaagaaagaaagaaagaaatgcgaAGGAAGGAGTAGTGCAGGATAGGATAGAGACTCGGCTACAATGCCAGTGGGAATCGCATTAGAAATACACAAAGAACAAATAAATGGCTTGCGTTCGCTCATTATGCTGCTATTAAAGGCGAAACAATTACACAGTTAGCGGTGGGAGAGATGGAGTGGGAGTGTGCATCATTTGTTGAATGGGTGTATTGACTCGGCTCCTGCTTTTGCATCTTCCGCTCTCCAAAAGCTATGCCTCATTATCAGAGCTCAttggaggaagaggatgaatTAGTGCGCCACGCCGCCGTTGGATGCGTAGTGTGATTATTGACCAGTAGCTATTTACATTGATCAGTCTCATCATTCTCACTACAGAGCACACGCCACCACCAGAGCGCCGCTTATTCAAAAGAACGCTGCGGGACGCTCGGCAGAAACGATGCCTTCTAGTTTTCTTTGTCTTCACaagcacaagcacacacatacacatacacgtacatttacacacactctgtgctACAACGGCTATACAAGTGTCTAGACAACACTGTGTAATGCATCCCAGGTTCGCTTTTGTAGCAGAGCTTGTAGTACCTGAGATGAGAatcactatctgtctgtcaaatTCCCCTTTGTATGCAATTTCctcagaattacctcagaggtACCTGTTAATGTGACCTAAATGTGTTAAGCCAAAAATAAAGTAGAAGAATAAGGATGACAGTAAAAAGAGGTTTTCTTTTGGACCAGCATCTATCTATACTTATTAATGGCACAGCTAACAAAAGCACCGTATTTTCTCATTTCCTCATTCCTTTAGTCTTAAGCATACTAAACTTACAGGTTTTGATTTGCTAACACATCAGGACAATACATTAAAAAGTCTGTTTAGCTGTTGATAATAGTTGCTGGTTAGCATTAGCGCTACAGTTTATATAGCTGTTGATAATAGTTGCTGGTTAGCATTAGCGCTACAGTTTATATAGCTGTTGATAATAGTTGCTGGTTAGCATTAGCGCTACAGTTTATATAGCTGTTGATAATAGTTGCtggttagcattagctttacAGCCTATTCAgttgtaaataatatttttagcaTTAGCTCTACAGTTTACATAGCTGTTGATAATAGTTGTtggttagcattagctttacAGCCTATTCAGCTGTACATGATATTTTTAGCATTAGCTCTACAGTTTATATAGCTGTTGATAATAGTTGCTGGTTAGCATTAGCTCTACAGTTTATATAGCTGTTGATAATAGTTGTtggttagcattagctttacAGCCTATTCAgctgtaaataatatttttagcaTTAGCTCTACAGTTTACATAGCTGTTGATAATAGTTGTtggttagcattagctttacAGCCTATTCAGCTGTACATGACATTTTTAGCATTAGCTCTACAGTTTATATAGCTGTTGATAATAGTTGCtggttagcattagctttacAGCCTATTCAgctgtaaataatatttttagcaTTAGCTCTACAGTTTATATAGCTGTTGATAATAGTTGCtggttagcattagctttacAGCCTATTCAgttgtaaataatatttttagcaTTAGCTCTACAGTTTATATAGCTGTTGATAATAGTTGCTGGTTAGCATTAGCTCTACAGTTTATATAGCTGTTGATAATAGTTGTtggttagcattagctttacAGCCTATTCAGCTGTACATGACATTTTTAGCATTAGCTCTACAGTTTATATAGCTGTTGATAATAGTTGCTGGTTAGCATTAGCTCTACAGTTTACATAGCTGTTGATAATAGTTGTtggttagcattagctttacAGCCTATTCAGCTGTACATGATATTTTTAGCATTAGCTCTACAGTTTATTTAGCTGTTGATAATAGTTGTtggttagcattagctttacAGCCTATTCAGCTGTACATGATATTTTTAGCATTAGCTCTACAGTTTATTTAGCTGCTGATAATAGTTGTTGCTTAGCATTAGCTCTACAGCTTTTTTAGCTGCTGATAATAGTTGTTGGTTAGCATTAGCTCTACAGTTTACATAGCTGTTGATAATAGCTGCTCGTTAGGATTAGCTTTACAGCCTACTTAgctgtaaataatatttttagcaTCGGCTCTACAGTTAGGATTTTTATAATAGTTATTGTTTAGCATTAGCTCTACAGTTTATTAAGCTGATGATAATTGTTAGGTAGCATGAACTTTACAGTCTCTAGCTGTTGATAATAGTTATTCTGTAACAATAGCTGTACAGTCTATTTAGCTGCTGATAATATTTGTGTTTTAGCATTAGCTTTACAGTCTGTTTAGCTGCTGATGACAGTTGTTGGTTAGCATTAACTTGCTCCCAGAATGAATTAATTGGCACAgagaatgtttttgtttctttgcaacatttacacaaacacttagCGGAACATGGTTTTCGCATGTATAGTTGCCTTTTTCATaacagcttttttctttttaaataaacaataatcacaTGCTCATAAACCAAAGCGCACTATTTTTACACGAGGATTAAAATGGATAGCGGATGTAGCATGCCGTATTAAACACAGTTTTTTCAGCGTCTGAGTGTGCCTATTAAATTTTCCTCTCTTCTTTATTGTCCTCTGCTGTTCGTTCCTATTACGACTAAGCGCGAGCCCTCAGGTAAACGCTACGCTGTTTCAATTGTGTGGGTTTTTTATGTGCATGTGCACATATGCATGTGCTAATTAGTCTGCTAATTAAGAACACATGTTGGAAAAATTCCACTTACCACTCAGATTAATCAATGGTTATTATATGAAGACCTTTAAGGATAATAAACTAGGCTCCAAAAATCAGTTAGCGTAATGTGCCACTCCAAGCAATGAGTACTCATTAGTGATTATTAGATAAAGATCTGCTGCAGGCGATGAGTGGGGATTGTGTTTATTGGATTGTGAATATGTGTTCTCTCTCCACGCTACTGGACCAGAATGATTTCTGTAAACTATTATTTGCACTGGGCTGCCTCTGACGAACGAAAAGACTCCTGTCATTTCCATCGCCTTGAGTGCTGTTTTTTTACACACCGGAGATTCATAAAGAAAATGGGCCTGATGTTCCGTGATATCCGAGGCCCCTGGTGGATCTGCTACccgtgaagtgtgtgtatgtgtgctggTCGAGTGGTGGGTTTAATTTGATGGCTGCAGCTATCTGACCTGTGGCTGTCTTCGTGCAGTTTTCATGgggagaaaggtgtgtgtgtgtgtgtgtgtgtgtttgtgagtgtgagctGAGTTCTGCTTCCATAGAGATAACCGTGAGTCGCCCTCTGCACTAACGTCTGTCTtcctgtattctctctctctctctcacacacacacacacacacacagatggacacACTAGTGTTTATTGGCATGCTGATCCCCCTGCCTGATGAGCAAATGGTCTGAATGGGgtgaaaataaacagacagaaaggaacCGAACTTAATTACATGGTTTAGCAGCATAATAATGATAGGTTTTGTATGCACCTGCAGTCAGAATGGGTGacgagctgagagagagagagagggagagagagagacagagagaaagagagggggagagagagagagggagagagagagagagagagagagagagagagagagagagagagagagagagagagagagagagagagaaagagagagagagggtgggaaaGGTTTCTTTCTTGGATTTTGGTTTTACAGTTTCActcatttctgttttattttaatgccgGTCATTGTGGTTGTCAACAACAAATGTAACCTTTCTGAGCATTGCACTGGTTCCAAGGATTTCTTGACGGGTTTCTGAGAAAAGTCTGTTCCACATACACTCCCTGCGTACCCAAGTCACATCTATGCAAATTCCTTTCTCTAGATAGAAGAATTTGAATGCCTTGGTTTATAATATTTGTGTATTGCGTCATATATCTTGGATGGGAACCTGTGATTTGCTTTGCAGACAGCACTACAATATGAAAATTTATAAGAAGGATATCAACACCTTATGAAGCAGCATGAGCTAAGAATTCAACTGTGCTGTGGTTTTACTGAATGGGATCATAATATTGTGGGTTAGTAAACCAGTCATGTTTTCAGGGCTTGATTGATTATCCCAAACGAGAACCAGCTTTTATCTGAGAACGGTTCTAGTACGATGTCGTCGCAAGTGTGTTAAATGAGGGTGAAAATTGGTgtgaagtgatttattt comes from Hemibagrus wyckioides isolate EC202008001 linkage group LG25, SWU_Hwy_1.0, whole genome shotgun sequence and encodes:
- the cdh2 gene encoding cadherin-2, whose protein sequence is MYRKGGVVLTLVAALQVVLQAAGDMPCQPGFTQREYSVVVNDVVTEGQALLKVSFMDCGKGSSLRFESSYPADFRIGEDGTVYAVRTLRVSDRKEWSLEISAKDEETQEVWLTRVTFALPDTPKQVPEIVFPWRSVVVGGDGSVSRVKRDWVIPPINVPENSRGQFPEELVKIRSDRDKINALRYSVTGPGADQTPTGLFIIDPITGQLSVTKPLDREQISNFHLRAHAVDINGNQMENPIDIVINVIDMNDNRPEFSHQIWNGTVDEGAKPGTFVMTVTAQDKDDPNTANGMLRYKILSQSPETPSTNMFTINNKTGKIITVAAGLDREKVSQYTLIIQATDMEGNPTYGLSNTATAIIRLLDVNDNAPEFTRDTFYGEVPENRVNVIVSNLTVTDKDKPGTPAWNAVYRITSGDPTGRFSIPTDPTTNEGLVTVVKPVDYELNRSYLLTVVAENEVPLAGGIHRTRQSTATISIRITDVNESPNFEPNPKQIKLDEGLPAGSMLTTFIAHDPDRHMQQSIRYSKLFDPANWLEIDPNNGRISTIALLDRESPYVRNNLYNATFMASDNGIPSASGTGTLQIYLLDINDNAPRVFPQEVEVCERPEPNAINITAVDGDLNPNAGPFAFELANRPADIRRNWTLTRLNGDYVQLSLKIGYLQSGIYEVPIIITDSGNLPMANTSHLRVKVCQCDHHGDCVDMERIMAAGLGTGAIIAILICIIILLVLVLMFVMWMKRRDKERQAKQLLIDPEDDVRDNILKYDEEGGGEEDQDYDLSQLQQPDTLEHDLVKPVGIRRLDERPLHPEPSYPLRSAAPHPGDIGDFIHEGLKAADTDPTAPPYDSLLVFDYEGSGSTAGSLSSLHSSSSGGEQDYDYLNEWGPRFRKLADMYGGNDD